The following proteins come from a genomic window of Chryseobacterium glaciei:
- a CDS encoding type I polyketide synthase has protein sequence MKKTDVAVIGLSCVFPGAQDANTFWQNIVNKVDSTQLAPADRIDPVHFSDTTNPVDRFYCQRGGFISDYEFDPTAFGILPLAVEGTEPDHLLTLDLVQKALDDAGIFQKEISLEKTGIIIGKGNYTGPGATRAIEIVRTGEQISSLLKELLPEVSSADIEKVKHAFQEKKGRFAADTAMGLIPNLVASLVANRFNLGGVAFTVDAACASALIAVDHAVQELQRGRSDIMIAGGVHTGQNAAFWSIFAQLGAMSRQQKIKPFSNDADGLLIGEGCGFVVLKRLEDAVRDQDKIYAVIKGVGVSSDGNGTSVMSPAVKGQLKALKQAWSNADLDEKQIGYLEAHGTGTPLGDKTELQTLAQFFGKEEGAKIAGIGSVKSNIGHAMPAAGIAGLIKTCLALHHDTLPPTLYCENPTSDMQKTRFEPVQEAKNWTKTGLPKVAAVNAFGFGGINAHVVLEGYDMPKKDKVLILARPTHEALLSALQNNESTLGEGDYRIALFDPNPARIEKAIKIVAKNNPWRNKQDIWYTNTPLLQNGEKVAFVFPGLDGLAKGEIDSVSRYFNLTAPIETEGEGLLNDALNIFNKCSILDNSLKKLGIVPDMNAGHSLGEWLAGYSSELAEVNSVKALIDVLNPETFELKDSRFIAIGAGIETIKPIIENIPNVYISNDNCPNQVILCGSNAALDELVPVLKSKQIFHQILPFQSGFHSPFIADKLDVILAGMEKAQFQKTKIPLWSATTLEPYPSDQEAIRKLSAEHLVQPVRFRELTDKLYEEDARFFIQIGTGGLIGFIDDTLKGKAFSTIASSVPTRSALAQLQRVVAALFVEGKVVALDFLDIHTFSKKSSGKGIKLELGSPIIRDFKEAKALAQSFETSKQNTVSIPVAKSGHPLVQAFQNNISDMIRMQEEVLTLFQDRPKVSIPNVVLAKVQAPISKNFEKTLYVTLESHPYLIDHSLLRQPKGWHEVADMEPVIPMTMIFEQLAEIAQAEIQGSQVHKIMNVSVFQWMNVAQPFEKTVKAEWKSTNHAYLDIENFVNAEVVLTSSSRPNPTFNLSIGDLLPIERTPEEIYDKHMFHGECYQGITEVSKVGTKGIIGKIKGNGGKGSLLDNAGQLFGLWLQLTLTKDRIAFPVKIKDIEFFGDLHDQDGIFECTCSLTEMNDEFAIGDILLTKNNKVWCKISGWQNRRLEIDEPLWNVSMSPLHNRLSEEISPQVFFFHQAYTRVASWDFILKRYFNQTEKQHHQKLFPNKRKSWMVSRVAVKDAVRNLLKQEKNHPCFPITFEVASDEVGKPYLISEFTKDIHISLAHKGKDAVGIARSGKAVGIDMEIIEERSSGFYDLVFTDNELALLKERDQAEWTTRFWVAKEAYGKFLGTGLKGNPKKLEVEKITEDSLWINQTEIKTIKHKNYIIGWTL, from the coding sequence ATGAAAAAAACAGATGTTGCTGTCATTGGTCTATCTTGTGTCTTTCCGGGGGCACAGGATGCCAACACTTTTTGGCAGAATATTGTCAATAAAGTAGACTCTACTCAATTAGCTCCAGCCGACCGAATTGATCCTGTTCATTTTAGCGATACCACCAATCCGGTTGACCGTTTTTATTGTCAGCGTGGTGGGTTTATCTCTGATTATGAATTTGATCCAACTGCTTTTGGAATTTTACCATTAGCCGTTGAAGGGACTGAACCCGATCATTTATTAACGCTTGATCTGGTTCAAAAAGCCTTGGACGATGCAGGAATTTTTCAAAAAGAAATTTCGCTTGAAAAAACAGGAATTATCATTGGGAAAGGAAATTATACGGGACCTGGCGCTACCCGTGCCATTGAAATCGTAAGAACAGGGGAACAAATTTCTTCGTTGTTAAAAGAATTACTACCCGAAGTTTCTTCTGCTGATATTGAAAAAGTAAAACACGCTTTTCAGGAAAAAAAAGGACGTTTTGCCGCTGATACCGCGATGGGATTAATTCCCAATTTGGTAGCCTCTTTAGTGGCTAACCGATTTAATTTAGGCGGGGTTGCATTTACCGTAGATGCCGCTTGTGCAAGTGCTTTAATTGCAGTAGACCACGCGGTACAGGAACTTCAACGAGGAAGATCTGACATTATGATTGCAGGAGGTGTACACACTGGACAAAATGCTGCTTTCTGGAGTATTTTTGCTCAGTTGGGCGCCATGTCCCGTCAACAAAAAATTAAACCTTTCAGCAATGATGCCGATGGTTTGTTGATTGGTGAAGGCTGTGGTTTTGTGGTGTTGAAAAGATTGGAAGATGCCGTTCGAGATCAGGATAAAATTTACGCAGTCATTAAAGGCGTTGGCGTAAGCAGCGATGGTAACGGAACCAGCGTGATGAGTCCTGCGGTAAAAGGTCAATTGAAAGCCCTAAAACAAGCTTGGAGCAATGCAGATCTAGATGAAAAACAAATCGGTTACCTGGAAGCTCACGGCACAGGAACTCCACTTGGTGATAAAACTGAACTTCAGACGTTGGCTCAGTTTTTCGGAAAAGAAGAAGGTGCTAAAATTGCCGGAATCGGTTCTGTAAAATCAAACATCGGTCACGCTATGCCAGCCGCAGGAATTGCTGGTTTAATAAAAACTTGTCTGGCTCTACATCACGATACTTTGCCACCAACATTATACTGTGAAAATCCGACTTCGGATATGCAGAAAACTCGATTTGAACCCGTTCAGGAAGCAAAAAACTGGACAAAAACAGGCTTACCTAAAGTAGCAGCGGTCAATGCTTTCGGTTTTGGAGGTATCAATGCACATGTAGTTTTAGAAGGTTATGATATGCCGAAAAAAGATAAAGTTCTCATCTTAGCCCGACCAACCCATGAAGCATTATTATCTGCTTTGCAAAATAACGAAAGCACATTAGGCGAAGGAGATTATCGTATTGCGCTATTTGATCCAAACCCTGCAAGAATAGAAAAAGCCATTAAAATTGTCGCCAAAAATAACCCTTGGCGCAACAAACAGGATATTTGGTACACCAACACTCCTCTATTGCAAAATGGAGAAAAAGTAGCCTTTGTTTTCCCCGGATTAGACGGATTAGCAAAAGGTGAAATTGACAGTGTAAGCCGTTATTTCAACTTAACAGCTCCTATTGAAACAGAAGGTGAAGGGTTGTTGAATGATGCCTTAAATATTTTCAATAAGTGCAGCATTCTAGACAATTCATTAAAAAAACTAGGCATTGTTCCAGATATGAATGCCGGACACAGCTTAGGAGAATGGTTGGCAGGTTATTCTTCCGAATTAGCGGAAGTAAATTCTGTGAAAGCTTTAATTGATGTTTTAAATCCTGAAACCTTTGAATTAAAGGATTCCAGATTCATCGCCATCGGAGCCGGAATTGAAACCATAAAACCTATTATTGAAAACATTCCGAACGTATATATTTCCAATGACAATTGCCCCAATCAGGTAATTCTTTGCGGAAGCAATGCAGCATTGGATGAATTGGTTCCTGTATTAAAATCAAAACAGATATTTCATCAGATATTGCCGTTCCAATCTGGTTTTCACTCGCCTTTTATCGCTGATAAACTGGATGTGATTTTAGCAGGAATGGAAAAAGCACAATTTCAGAAAACAAAAATTCCATTATGGTCGGCAACGACTTTGGAACCTTATCCATCAGATCAGGAAGCCATCAGAAAACTGAGTGCAGAACACCTTGTACAACCCGTTCGTTTCCGTGAACTTACCGATAAATTGTACGAAGAAGATGCAAGATTCTTCATCCAAATCGGAACAGGCGGATTGATTGGGTTCATTGATGACACGTTGAAAGGAAAAGCATTCAGTACGATTGCCTCCAGCGTTCCTACCCGATCTGCGTTAGCACAATTACAACGTGTGGTAGCCGCATTATTCGTGGAGGGTAAAGTGGTTGCGCTAGACTTTTTGGATATCCATACGTTCTCCAAAAAATCATCGGGTAAAGGTATTAAACTGGAATTAGGTTCGCCCATTATCCGTGATTTTAAAGAAGCAAAAGCATTGGCTCAATCTTTTGAAACTTCAAAGCAGAATACCGTTTCTATTCCTGTGGCGAAGTCTGGACATCCTTTGGTACAGGCATTTCAGAATAACATTTCGGATATGATTCGTATGCAGGAGGAAGTGTTGACCTTATTTCAGGATCGCCCGAAAGTTTCGATTCCAAATGTGGTTTTAGCAAAAGTTCAGGCTCCGATAAGTAAGAATTTTGAAAAAACATTGTATGTTACCTTGGAAAGCCACCCTTACCTTATCGACCACAGTTTATTAAGACAACCGAAAGGCTGGCATGAAGTGGCCGATATGGAACCCGTGATTCCAATGACGATGATCTTTGAACAGTTAGCAGAAATTGCACAAGCCGAAATACAAGGATCGCAAGTTCATAAAATCATGAACGTAAGTGTGTTTCAATGGATGAACGTTGCCCAACCTTTTGAAAAAACGGTGAAAGCAGAATGGAAATCCACTAACCACGCTTATTTAGATATTGAAAATTTCGTGAATGCTGAGGTGGTATTAACCTCATCTTCTCGCCCCAATCCTACTTTTAATCTTTCAATCGGAGATTTACTACCTATCGAAAGAACACCTGAAGAAATCTACGACAAACACATGTTTCATGGAGAATGTTATCAGGGAATAACGGAAGTTTCAAAGGTCGGAACAAAAGGAATTATCGGAAAAATTAAAGGAAACGGAGGAAAAGGTTCTTTGCTGGATAATGCAGGACAATTATTCGGACTATGGTTACAACTTACCTTAACGAAAGATAGAATTGCATTTCCTGTAAAAATTAAAGACATTGAATTTTTCGGAGATTTACACGATCAGGACGGTATTTTCGAATGCACCTGCAGCCTGACTGAAATGAATGACGAATTTGCGATCGGAGATATTCTTTTAACCAAAAATAATAAAGTGTGGTGTAAAATTTCAGGTTGGCAAAACCGTCGACTGGAAATTGATGAACCTCTATGGAACGTTTCTATGTCACCTTTGCACAACCGTCTTTCGGAAGAAATTTCACCTCAGGTATTTTTCTTCCATCAGGCGTATACCAGAGTGGCATCTTGGGATTTTATCCTGAAACGTTATTTCAATCAAACTGAAAAACAACATCACCAAAAACTGTTTCCTAATAAGAGAAAAAGCTGGATGGTAAGCCGTGTAGCCGTGAAAGATGCGGTACGAAATCTCCTAAAACAAGAGAAAAATCATCCTTGCTTTCCTATCACTTTTGAAGTTGCTTCTGATGAAGTTGGAAAACCTTATCTAATCAGTGAGTTTACAAAAGATATTCATATTTCTCTCGCTCACAAAGGGAAAGATGCTGTAGGAATTGCCCGCAGCGGAAAAGCAGTAGGAATCGACATGGAAATCATTGAAGAACGCAGTTCAGGATTCTACGATCTGGTCTTTACCGATAACGAATTAGCTTTATTAAAAGAGAGAGATCAGGCAGAATGGACCACCCGTTTTTGGGTAGCTAAGGAAGCCTACGGAAAGTTTTTAGGAACAGGATTAAAAGGAAATCCAAAAAAACTAGAAGTCGAAAAAATCACAGAAGATTCTTTATGGATCAACCAAACAGAAATCAAAACAATTAAACATAAAAATTATATCATAGGATGGACACTATAA
- a CDS encoding acyl carrier protein produces the protein MDTINTTLKLNHEELFTLLKGFITEVIGEEFVEEMDITPESSFTKDLEMDSIEIVSFSEKIKAHFGDQIDFTGWLSSMDLDQLIDLDLSMIINYIYECQ, from the coding sequence ATGGACACTATAAACACAACACTAAAATTAAATCACGAAGAATTATTCACGCTTTTAAAAGGTTTTATCACAGAAGTTATCGGTGAAGAATTTGTAGAGGAAATGGACATCACTCCGGAAAGTTCTTTCACGAAAGATCTGGAAATGGACAGTATTGAAATTGTTTCTTTTTCAGAGAAGATCAAAGCGCATTTTGGAGATCAAATCGATTTTACAGGATGGCTGTCTTCTATGGATTTAGACCAATTGATCGACCTTGACCTAAGTATGATTATTAATTATATCTACGAATGCCAATAA
- a CDS encoding alpha/beta fold hydrolase — protein MPIITVDNKKVHIQELNKGAEQTVVMIHGMFSNLSIYYFNIAPILAKHFHVVMFDLKSHGMSERFTDGYDLENMSSDVLALMDALHIEKAHLVGYSFGGLIALKTALKAPNRVEQLVVIEAPDPQDEKARNIIDEYSKEFLEHYVANFTDTTKVQMGKRQMEKNHRMYEFLFNQTSIKADMIKEKHFLTEVNLSQLEASTLLLYGSDSNCRPTGESLNAQIEQAELELIPGDHNIPIQEPALIAETIIHFLSQSLSTPLTQNHG, from the coding sequence ATGCCAATAATTACTGTTGACAATAAGAAAGTTCACATTCAGGAACTCAACAAAGGAGCTGAACAAACTGTAGTGATGATTCACGGTATGTTCAGTAACCTTTCTATTTATTATTTTAATATTGCTCCGATTCTTGCAAAACACTTCCATGTTGTGATGTTTGATTTGAAAAGTCACGGCATGAGCGAACGTTTTACAGACGGTTATGATTTGGAAAATATGTCTTCCGATGTCTTGGCTTTAATGGATGCTTTACATATTGAAAAAGCACATCTTGTCGGCTATAGTTTTGGAGGACTTATTGCCTTGAAAACCGCTCTGAAAGCACCCAACCGCGTTGAGCAATTAGTGGTTATCGAAGCGCCCGATCCTCAGGACGAAAAAGCCAGAAATATCATTGATGAATACAGCAAAGAGTTTCTGGAGCATTATGTTGCCAATTTTACGGATACCACCAAAGTGCAAATGGGGAAAAGGCAGATGGAAAAAAACCATCGCATGTATGAGTTTTTGTTTAATCAAACCAGTATCAAAGCAGACATGATTAAGGAAAAGCATTTTCTTACTGAAGTGAATCTATCTCAACTGGAAGCCTCAACCTTATTATTGTACGGTTCAGATTCCAATTGCAGACCTACAGGAGAATCTCTGAATGCACAGATCGAACAAGCTGAATTAGAATTAATTCCCGGAGATCACAACATCCCAATTCAGGAGCCAGCACTGATTGCCGAAACTATTATCCATTTTTTATCTCAATCATTATCAACACCTTTAACACAAAACCATGGCTAA
- a CDS encoding glycosyltransferase: MAKFVFIVPPLTGHVNPTLSIGATLLERGHEVAWISLDKNLSSKLPEGGELLLIQYDQTDEEKRDSENYLDIISKKVVYGIDSIKFLYEDVLIPLNRHTYNGIIPLLKEYQPDLVIGDHQLFAASIAAKKLGLPYATTVTAPAAIKIMSELPKVHEWEEKQIVALQQELGVEENRALDCSDLLTLVLTSQYFFGEMDLESNFQFTGPVLTERRVSSDFDWEKFNSNPRKKILVSIGTTFDHEHKKAFFQKVVDAFKDENLTVVVVSDPQLFEQWPENFMVYQQVPQLDLLPHLDGVVSHGGHNTVSEALSNGLPLVVIPIAYDQSHVAGRVVRTGAGERLNFNRFKAHHLNEAVQNILTNPEYKKAAEIVRESFIEAGGSVTAANLLENAISNSIMEKPKSKFLFVVPPFFGHISPTLSVGASLIARGHEVKWFGITPLDNKHIPEGGSYFYPEEDLIPYQDEIKRILKRQDDGPACSGPEVMKLALEETYVPFAKMMMPGLETLTKEWQPDVIVNDCITFGGALFAHKKNIPCVTTTPVPPDVMGDTENSAPKIFEWQQNLIKELQKEVGIEDEGIFIHSHELNLVFTSQKFADFETVPSHMQFVGPVKGRPNPAPFDWDKLNASTTPKIFVSLGTLLVDIRKAFFEKVIAAFADQPVTVIAATPPEIFEEWPSNFIVSSFVPQSALMPHMDAVICHGGFNTVNDTFTNGLPMLITPIAYDHFHIAKLIEKAGCGISIRYKRLRVEALRQTVFELLENPTYRNAAKEVQSSLINAGGNDRAVELLENFVEQSTLVPV, translated from the coding sequence ATGGCTAAATTTGTATTTATAGTTCCACCACTGACTGGTCATGTCAACCCAACCCTAAGCATCGGCGCTACTCTTTTAGAAAGAGGACACGAGGTAGCTTGGATCAGTCTTGATAAAAATCTAAGCAGCAAACTTCCTGAAGGAGGAGAATTGCTACTCATTCAATATGATCAAACCGACGAAGAAAAAAGAGACAGTGAAAACTATCTCGATATCATTTCTAAAAAAGTAGTCTACGGAATCGACAGTATTAAATTCCTTTACGAAGATGTTTTGATTCCTTTAAACAGACATACTTATAACGGGATTATTCCATTATTAAAAGAATACCAACCCGATTTAGTGATTGGTGATCATCAGTTATTTGCGGCTTCCATTGCCGCGAAAAAACTAGGTTTACCTTACGCTACAACGGTTACCGCTCCGGCTGCCATTAAAATTATGAGCGAACTTCCTAAAGTTCATGAATGGGAAGAAAAACAAATTGTTGCTTTACAGCAGGAATTAGGGGTTGAAGAAAACCGCGCATTGGATTGCTCGGATTTATTGACGTTAGTTTTAACATCACAATATTTCTTTGGTGAAATGGATTTGGAATCCAATTTCCAGTTTACAGGCCCCGTTCTTACGGAACGCCGTGTTTCTTCCGATTTTGATTGGGAGAAATTCAACAGCAATCCAAGAAAAAAGATCCTGGTAAGCATCGGAACAACTTTCGACCACGAACATAAAAAAGCATTTTTCCAAAAGGTTGTTGATGCTTTTAAAGATGAAAACTTAACGGTTGTTGTAGTTTCAGATCCTCAACTTTTTGAGCAATGGCCAGAAAACTTTATGGTGTATCAGCAAGTTCCTCAATTAGATTTACTTCCGCATTTAGATGGCGTTGTTTCTCACGGCGGTCACAATACCGTTTCCGAAGCATTATCAAACGGTTTGCCGTTGGTAGTGATTCCGATTGCGTATGACCAGTCGCATGTTGCAGGGCGTGTTGTACGTACCGGAGCGGGTGAACGTCTGAATTTCAACCGATTTAAAGCACATCATTTAAACGAAGCCGTACAGAATATTTTAACCAATCCTGAATATAAAAAAGCTGCCGAAATCGTTCGCGAATCTTTCATCGAAGCCGGAGGAAGTGTAACAGCAGCCAATTTACTGGAAAATGCCATTTCAAATTCAATTATGGAAAAACCGAAGTCTAAATTTTTATTTGTTGTTCCTCCATTTTTTGGACATATCAGTCCTACCTTGAGCGTTGGAGCGAGTTTAATTGCCCGTGGCCATGAAGTAAAATGGTTTGGAATTACGCCTTTAGATAACAAACATATTCCTGAAGGTGGAAGTTATTTTTATCCCGAAGAAGATTTGATTCCGTATCAGGATGAAATTAAAAGAATTTTAAAAAGACAAGATGACGGACCTGCCTGTTCAGGTCCTGAGGTGATGAAATTAGCTTTGGAAGAAACCTACGTTCCTTTTGCTAAAATGATGATGCCCGGCTTGGAAACATTGACCAAAGAATGGCAACCTGACGTTATTGTGAATGATTGTATTACTTTCGGAGGAGCGCTTTTTGCTCATAAAAAAAATATTCCGTGTGTGACGACAACGCCTGTTCCACCCGATGTGATGGGCGATACCGAAAATAGTGCTCCGAAAATTTTCGAATGGCAGCAAAATTTAATCAAAGAACTTCAAAAAGAAGTCGGAATAGAGGATGAAGGTATTTTTATTCATTCGCATGAATTAAACTTGGTTTTTACGTCACAAAAATTTGCTGATTTTGAAACCGTTCCGTCACACATGCAATTTGTTGGTCCGGTTAAAGGTCGTCCGAATCCTGCACCTTTTGATTGGGATAAATTGAACGCATCAACAACACCGAAAATATTTGTTTCACTAGGAACATTATTGGTAGATATCAGAAAAGCATTCTTCGAAAAAGTAATTGCTGCGTTTGCAGATCAACCCGTAACGGTAATTGCCGCTACTCCACCTGAAATTTTTGAGGAATGGCCTTCTAACTTCATTGTGAGCAGCTTTGTACCTCAATCTGCTTTGATGCCTCATATGGATGCTGTGATTTGTCATGGCGGTTTTAACACAGTGAATGATACTTTTACCAATGGATTACCGATGCTAATCACTCCTATTGCTTATGATCATTTTCATATTGCTAAATTAATTGAAAAAGCAGGTTGCGGAATTAGTATCAGATATAAAAGATTACGTGTTGAAGCACTTCGCCAAACCGTTTTTGAACTATTGGAAAATCCAACGTACAGAAATGCAGCGAAAGAAGTTCAATCGAGTTTAATCAACGCAGGCGGAAACGACCGTGCGGTAGAATTACTGGAAAATTTTGTAGAACAATCAACTTTAGTTCCTGTGTAA
- a CDS encoding condensation domain-containing protein, with product MRRKLLFGERMLLGDGTEPFNTVIPFRLKGTFSLKDIQHALNQLQVKHPWLKAVIKHDEKNIPWFEVSEKAKIPIRILAKREENDWLEESKNEWYKMFNYKEQPLMRFVWIKGEETSDMMFVFHHCLCDGGSAMVLLDEFLKLLDNPTYDIGLENPILGIQDVVPNEILNSRGQKFKAKFIGRLAATAIKCIPINKKSIDRQSDYLINWKFDQETSKEFISYCKSQQVTVNTFLCATVLKAFEKIRKEKAFNKVSCPVDIRRFANQIKDDHIFAFGLMIVVSLNKKFGFEENLKLMQESVEKKTSKLNPYITMMVMESAHDALTNFTKLLKNGKSSNDCMFSNLGRIQIAHQYKEFSLENIFSPSVIGPLGNTTTMVTSTFRGEMNFSFMGSEGYLPYSDALAIRDEVTKMVKQQLETLAVS from the coding sequence ATGAGACGAAAATTGTTATTTGGTGAACGAATGCTGCTTGGGGACGGAACAGAACCTTTCAACACCGTTATTCCTTTCAGATTGAAGGGGACATTTAGCCTGAAAGATATTCAACATGCTTTGAATCAGCTTCAGGTAAAACATCCGTGGTTAAAGGCCGTAATTAAACATGATGAAAAAAATATTCCTTGGTTTGAGGTTTCAGAAAAGGCTAAAATCCCAATCCGAATCCTCGCCAAGAGGGAAGAAAATGACTGGCTGGAAGAATCTAAAAATGAGTGGTACAAAATGTTCAATTACAAAGAACAGCCACTCATGCGATTTGTCTGGATCAAAGGAGAAGAGACTTCGGATATGATGTTTGTGTTCCACCATTGTTTGTGTGACGGTGGTTCTGCGATGGTTTTATTAGATGAGTTTTTGAAATTACTGGATAATCCGACTTATGATATTGGGTTGGAAAATCCGATTTTAGGCATTCAAGATGTTGTTCCGAACGAAATTCTGAACAGTCGCGGACAAAAATTTAAAGCAAAATTTATTGGCAGATTGGCTGCAACGGCTATCAAATGTATTCCCATCAATAAAAAATCGATTGACCGACAAAGCGATTATTTGATCAATTGGAAATTCGATCAAGAGACAAGCAAAGAATTTATTTCTTATTGTAAATCTCAACAAGTGACGGTCAATACTTTCCTGTGTGCAACGGTTTTAAAAGCATTTGAAAAAATCAGGAAAGAAAAAGCGTTTAATAAAGTTTCTTGTCCGGTTGATATCAGACGTTTTGCCAATCAGATTAAAGATGATCATATTTTTGCTTTTGGATTGATGATTGTGGTTTCTTTAAACAAGAAATTCGGTTTTGAAGAAAATTTAAAACTGATGCAGGAATCCGTAGAGAAAAAAACATCAAAGCTCAATCCCTACATCACGATGATGGTGATGGAATCTGCCCATGATGCCTTGACAAATTTCACCAAATTACTGAAAAACGGAAAATCTTCCAACGATTGCATGTTTTCTAACTTGGGACGCATTCAGATCGCGCATCAATACAAAGAATTTTCGCTGGAAAATATTTTCAGTCCGTCCGTAATCGGGCCTTTGGGAAATACAACGACGATGGTTACTTCAACTTTCCGCGGGGAAATGAATTTTTCTTTCATGGGAAGTGAGGGGTATTTGCCTTATTCGGACGCTTTGGCGATTCGTGATGAGGTGACTAAGATGGTTAAACAACAACTTGAAACTCTAGCCGTATCATGA
- a CDS encoding condensation domain-containing protein, with amino-acid sequence MMKRKLMLVERIMYVDSKTPLNVVYTAKINGEISEENFKIALDKIQQKHPLLRVSIDHKSAKYPFFVEEKEISSIPLHIVERKTDQDWLSESENEWYRIFEDNKKPMAQLVWVKGEKISELLWVMPHCLCDGTTGVTLIRELLALLDNPSIELNSYEGFDSVNDFLPIDFNLKKKKRKARFYLMMAKLFFLIQSKSKNRNHGKNYALHRKLDAIVSKQIVEKCKANEISVHALLCSAFMQAFKEVQGKNAKGKVISPVDVRHFIPEIKQDHIFAFAPTVELSLKKGTQDLFENSRHIKKELLQKIEKMEARELLWMGENMHPVVERMISMLKSSKGGHDITLSNMGRIDIPNEYKNFKVETIFSPTVAFPWLNSNTLVTTTYNQEMDFTFMSNENFLPKEEAIKIKNKAIELLTS; translated from the coding sequence ATGATGAAACGAAAATTAATGTTGGTAGAAAGAATCATGTATGTTGATTCTAAAACACCTTTAAATGTTGTTTACACAGCAAAAATCAATGGAGAAATTTCGGAGGAGAATTTTAAAATTGCCTTAGATAAAATTCAACAGAAACATCCTTTGTTGAGGGTTTCAATTGATCATAAAAGTGCAAAATATCCTTTTTTTGTTGAAGAAAAAGAAATTTCATCGATTCCGCTTCACATTGTTGAAAGAAAAACCGATCAGGATTGGCTTTCAGAATCTGAAAATGAATGGTACAGAATTTTTGAGGACAACAAAAAACCAATGGCACAGCTCGTTTGGGTGAAAGGTGAAAAGATATCCGAACTTCTTTGGGTAATGCCTCATTGTCTTTGTGACGGAACAACGGGCGTTACATTGATTCGTGAACTTTTAGCTTTATTAGACAATCCTTCCATTGAATTAAATTCTTACGAAGGCTTTGATTCTGTTAATGATTTTCTGCCTATAGATTTTAATTTAAAAAAGAAGAAACGAAAAGCCCGATTTTATTTAATGATGGCAAAACTGTTTTTTTTAATTCAATCGAAAAGCAAAAACAGAAATCACGGGAAAAATTACGCGCTTCATCGAAAATTAGATGCCATTGTTTCAAAACAAATAGTTGAAAAATGTAAAGCGAATGAAATTTCTGTTCATGCTTTGTTGTGTTCGGCTTTTATGCAGGCTTTTAAAGAGGTTCAAGGTAAAAATGCCAAAGGAAAAGTAATCAGTCCGGTGGATGTTCGTCATTTTATCCCCGAAATTAAGCAAGATCATATTTTTGCGTTTGCTCCAACCGTTGAACTTTCATTGAAAAAAGGAACTCAGGATCTATTTGAAAACTCCAGACACATCAAAAAAGAGCTTCTCCAAAAAATTGAAAAGATGGAAGCTAGAGAACTTTTGTGGATGGGCGAAAATATGCATCCGGTTGTTGAGCGCATGATTTCTATGCTAAAATCAAGCAAAGGCGGGCATGATATTACCTTATCCAACATGGGAAGAATTGATATTCCGAATGAGTATAAAAATTTTAAAGTTGAAACCATTTTTAGTCCGACGGTTGCTTTTCCATGGCTGAATTCAAACACTTTGGTTACAACAACTTATAATCAGGAAATGGATTTTACCTTCATGTCTAATGAAAATTTTCTTCCAAAAGAAGAAGCAATAAAAATAAAAAATAAAGCTATTGAACTGTTGACTTCATGA
- a CDS encoding bacteriocin-like protein, with protein sequence MKNLKKLNRNELKTISGNGLLDNIGGLVGGLGGAIGGAIGGVGGVVGGVVGSVGGAVGGLGGVVSGTLCQVQCAVNGVIHIQLLACGSTC encoded by the coding sequence ATGAAAAACTTAAAAAAATTAAACAGAAACGAATTGAAAACAATTTCTGGTAACGGACTACTTGATAACATCGGTGGTTTAGTAGGCGGTCTAGGTGGCGCAATTGGCGGTGCAATTGGTGGCGTTGGCGGTGTAGTAGGCGGCGTTGTTGGAAGTGTTGGTGGTGCAGTAGGTGGTTTAGGTGGCGTTGTAAGCGGTACATTATGTCAAGTACAGTGTGCGGTTAACGGTGTAATTCACATTCAACTTCTTGCTTGCGGATCTACTTGTTAA